In Rhododendron vialii isolate Sample 1 chromosome 9a, ASM3025357v1, the following are encoded in one genomic region:
- the LOC131300038 gene encoding uncharacterized protein LOC131300038 isoform X1, whose translation MYDCQRVQLTEHRSSCIFPPRLQICRDYEAEGRLQLLSAISIFICHIHSEDVTALQVQADLCKNLRSVGLDVDHFTFPEGIPGVLETSFSKYSHQHALIYHRVEEVLEESDKSKRFKRQ comes from the exons ATGTATGATTGCCAGCGCGTGCAGCTAACCGAACACCGGTCTTCGTGCATATTTCCCccaag GCTACAGATTTGTCGAGATTATGAAGCTGAAGGACGACTCCAACTGCTCTCTGCAATTTCAA TCTTCATATGCCATATCCATTCCGAAGATGTTACCGCCTTACAGGTACAGGCTGATCTGTGTAAGAACCTCCGAAGT GTGGGCCTAGACGTCGATCATTTCACATTCCCTGAAGGAATACCAGGAGTGCTTGAAACGAGCTTTTCAAAGTACTCTCACCAGCACGCACTG ATTTACCACAGAGTTGAAGAAGTGTTGGAAGAAAGCGATAAGAGCAAAAGGTTCAAGCGCCAGTGA
- the LOC131300038 gene encoding uncharacterized protein LOC131300038 isoform X2 has protein sequence MKGMEGKGPYSFLCFNRFPVVSGHPIAACVHAVFICHIHSEDVTALQVQADLCKNLRSVGLDVDHFTFPEGIPGVLETSFSKYSHQHALIYHRVEEVLEESDKSKRFKRQ, from the exons ATGAAGGGCATGGAGGGCAAAGGGCCCTAttcatttttgtgttttaatCGCTTTCCTGTTGTTTCTGGGCATCCAATTGCCGCCTGTGTTCATGCAGTCTTCATATGCCATATCCATTCCGAAGATGTTACCGCCTTACAGGTACAGGCTGATCTGTGTAAGAACCTCCGAAGT GTGGGCCTAGACGTCGATCATTTCACATTCCCTGAAGGAATACCAGGAGTGCTTGAAACGAGCTTTTCAAAGTACTCTCACCAGCACGCACTG ATTTACCACAGAGTTGAAGAAGTGTTGGAAGAAAGCGATAAGAGCAAAAGGTTCAAGCGCCAGTGA
- the LOC131300038 gene encoding uncharacterized protein LOC131300038 isoform X4 encodes MYDCQRVQLTEHRSSCIFPPRLQICRDYEAEGRLQLLSAISIFICHIHSEDVTALQVQADLCKNLRSVGLDVDHFTFPEGIPGVLETSFSKYSHQHALV; translated from the exons ATGTATGATTGCCAGCGCGTGCAGCTAACCGAACACCGGTCTTCGTGCATATTTCCCccaag GCTACAGATTTGTCGAGATTATGAAGCTGAAGGACGACTCCAACTGCTCTCTGCAATTTCAA TCTTCATATGCCATATCCATTCCGAAGATGTTACCGCCTTACAGGTACAGGCTGATCTGTGTAAGAACCTCCGAAGT GTGGGCCTAGACGTCGATCATTTCACATTCCCTGAAGGAATACCAGGAGTGCTTGAAACGAGCTTTTCAAAGTACTCTCACCAGCACGCACTGGTGTG A